GCTTCCAGCAGCCTCACAGGTTAACCAGAAACATCTCTAGGTGCCTGAGCCTGAGGATACTGATCACACCTTCCCCTAACATCAAGAGACTGTAGAATGAGGTCAGTTTTTGgtaattttaattgtaaaaacCAAGGCATTTATATAAATAAGACCGCTGTGTAAAATACGATTCACCCTTCTACTAAAACCCTTCTCCCACACTCAAAAAGAACATAGAAAACCCAGCAGAGAGCAGTACAAATCAGCATGCGGTCCCTGATGCGAAGTCGCGGGCAGGCCAGGGTTCCCTGCGGAAGCAGCCTCGTGGTGAGAGCACTCCTGCCCAGGTGTCCCACCAGAGGCTCGGTGACCCCTCGAGAAACTGCCAGGTAGCAGCTCCCACACACCAGCCCCTGGCTCTCAACTGTACGGGTCGAGGAGGGGACGGGAAAGGCTGCTTGGTCCCTACCAAGGCTGGGGGCTAGGGGGCTGCTGGCCCAGTGAGATGCAGTGGTCTGTTCAGCCTGGGGTCAAGTTGGGGGAAGGGGTTTCTGAGGGGTCAGCACCTCCCCAGAGGACAAGGAGAGAAGCTGCCTGTGTCCCTTGAAAGAATCATCTCCTTCTTGGGGCCATTTTCATATGACCACGAATGACAAGGACGGCCGGCACTTCCCGGCAGTACTGGGGATGGCAGGGCAGTGGGGATCCCAGGATGCAAGGGGAAGGCAGCCCTGGAGAAAGGGGGACTGGCATGTTCCTGTGCGGAAGATCTCATCTCCCACCTCCTCTACCCTGTCACACCGCCCCACCCCACGTCTCCCACACAGACCCATGCCTGCTGCCCCGTCCACACCCTGAGACTCCGAGGGAGACGGTTGAGAGCCTGGGGATGGAGATGTCAAGTTCACACACTGGGCATGGCTCAGGAAACTGGtacacaaagacaaaaagaaaagacccCAACTCTCCTTGGAAAAACCAGGACCTGCCTagggctgctccccaccccagACGAGTGGCAGGAAAAGGCCCTGCAGGGGACGGCGCAGGGGACAGAGTGTCAGGAGCACTTCCAGACGCACACAGCCAGGGTGCCCCCGAAGTACAGGTAGAGGAGGTTCTTCACCTCGTGGGTGATCTCAAACCCAAAGCCCTCGCCGATCACCACGTGCCAGGAGGAGCCGAACTTCTTGTCCATTGTCTCTTTGATCATCTTGGCGGCGCTCTGGAAGGAAGAGGGCGCTTATCAAGGGGGCGCAGGGCAGGTGGGGGCAGGAGTCAGGTCCTTCTCCAGGAAGGAGAAGGCTGGCACTGAGGTCTTGGCAAGAGAAAGGCCTGCTGTCCTATTTCTGTTGTCCTCCTGCTTCAAAAAGGGTTTCCACGCAGGCCACCTCCTGCCAGGTCTATTACACAGGCACAGAAAACTAGACATTACTCAGCAGTCAAGAAGAAACTGGCTGAGGCGGGAAGGCAAGCATCAGGTCTGGAGATAGCCTGGGGCTGCGTCCTGGCTCTGCACTTAGTGCGGGCTTCCTGGGCCAGTGCCACCTCCCTCAGATGTAACCTGGACAAGCGGGGCACCAGGCAGTCTCAGGACCAACTGGATGGAGAGACCTGGCACCCTGCAGACTGCAAGGTACCTGATGCGTTCAGTGGGCTCTGGGGAGGCGCCGACTACTCCCCTAGTCATGGCCACAGTCGACTTCTTCCTGTGCCTGCTCTTTCAAGACGCGCCCCCTGTGTGAGGAGGTCTAGAGGGGCAGGGACCCCCACTCGGCAGGGCGAGTCCAGGCGCAGGTGCCTGAGGTACACCAACAGCGCCTCCCACCATGCCAGGCGCCATGCTGGGCACTCTGTCCCCATCGTCTCAGTAAATACATCCTCACAACTGGCCCAGTGAGGAGGCACCATCACCACCCTCCATTTAAGGACTAGGAAACTGCACTCAGAGTTGAGAAATGGCTCATTCAGGGGTACAGCTGGGAAGGGCTGAAGCCAGGATCTGAACCTGGGCCTGGCCGACCCAAAGCCTGGGCTCCCACTGGCCAGTGTCTTGCCTCCCCACCGGCTGCCGCAACACTGACTTCTCGCTCTCCCCACCAGATTGATGAATGGCCTTCCTGCGTTGATGCCTGCTGGCCATATCCCCAACACCTAGAACAGCGCCTGTTCAACACCTTtttgaatggatgagtgaatacATGAATGGATGCCTGGGCAGGCCTCTGTTCACCACTGGGATGGAACCACGGGGAAAGGCGCCCTATTCAGCAGCCCACCTGAGGCAGGGAACATGGGCAGGGGCGTCATGgacacccctgtggctttgctccTCTAGGGCTGGGTGTGACCGTCAGTGCCTGGAGTCAGCGCTAGCCTCTCACTCACTGACTTTCCCCAGACTGAACGCTTCCAAGGAATGCTCTGGCCTCATCCTAGCAGTACTGTCTGGAGCCAACTGCAGGGAACAGGGGCCACTCTATTCACCCACAGGGGCCATCAAAAGCACGAGGGGCCGCCTGCACTGCTGGCAATACCTCGTTGTTGTTGGAGAATTTCTCACAGGCTGTGACACATAGCTCCATGGTCTCCACGCGCATCTCCTCTGGCATGTCCGAGTGCTAGAGACAGGGCAGGGGTGACAAACAAGAGACAGGCTTAGCCCGTGACCTGGCCTTCCTGGCTGGCCTCTCTGTCCCAAGCTTAAGGCATGGACAGCAGGTAGCCTCCCTGGCCCAGCCCTGGGCAGGTGACCCATCTCCTGACTGAGGGCCTGCAGCTGGGGCAAAGGCGTGGCATGGAGCTGAGCCTCGTGGGCTCTCAAGCCCAGGCTTCTGCAAGGGCGCGAAGCCAGCACCAGGTTCCAGCCAACAGACATGGGAAGAAGGCCGGCTGAGGGCGGAGGGAATGCTGGCTATGGAAGTGTGTTCCGACGGAATCTCACCCCGGAGGCCCGAAGAGAGGCCGCTGGGCACTCTCTGGGGCCCCTGGTTTTCCTCCGGCCTTTCCCTCTGCTCCTTCTCCATCTATCTGCTggatttccttcctcctcccagctcctggagggccctgggccccacctccacTCTCCCATCTCCAGCGACTCCATCTCTGGGGTCTTGTGTGTTCCGCGCCTGTCTGTGTCCTCTCTGTGGGAGGGCTCCCACACTTCTACCCCCAGCTCTAACCTCTTCTTTGGGCTCCTGACTACTCTGTCAAACTGGCCACTTGACAACCTCACTTAGATGTCTAAAAATAACTTGATTCCCACAAACCCATCTTCTTCCATCTCCTTTTCCTGGTAATTGATACCATTTTTTCTCCCAATACTCAGGAAAAGACAGACTCTAGCAGCCACCCTGGACTCTCTTGCTCCCATACCCAGTCTCCAATTTGGCAGCAGGTCCTTTGGCCTCTGCACTCACGGAACACCCTAAACCCGACCGCATCTTGCACTCTACTCTGTGAGCCGCACCCAGCCACCCTCATCGCTCTGGGCCTCCGCAGTGGCCTCCTCGCTGGTCTCCCCACTTCTGCTCTGGTATCTCCAAATCCATTCTGCTCACAACAGCTGGAGTGAGCTTTTGAAAACCAAACAGATCTCAtcactcccctgcttaaaacccttcagtgTTCCCCCTTCAATTCAGGACAGAACCCACAGTTCTCACCACATTCTTCACTGTGGCTGGCCAGGCCTGTAGGGTCTGGCCCCACTGGTGCTGTTACGTCCTGCCACCCTTCTCAGCACTCCATTCCAGCCATGCTGGccttctctctgtgcctccaaAATGCCAAGTTCATTCCCATCCCAGGCTTCCCGTGCCTCTGTTTCCCCGGCTTGGCATGTTCTTCCCCAGGTCTTTGTGAGGTTTGCtctctgtcttcaggtctctgaTCTGCAAAACCTCTCCAGAAGCTAACCTCTGCTCTCCAGCTCCTTCCACCTGCTTCATTTTTCATTACAGTACTTACTGCCTACAATCATGTTCTTAAAACATGTATTTCATGTGGGCCAGGCCTTCGCCTGTCTCGTTCACCATCCccacagtgcctagaacagtgcccggCATAGAGTAGGTGGCCCAAtacttggtgaatgaatgaatgaatgaaacaatgaATCACTGTCAACTCCAAGATGTCTAGGTCTGAGCAAGCAGAGCCCTTCTTAACTTCCTCCCACTGCCATCCTGCAAGGGACAAGCTCCACCCACCTTTCTCCAGGCTGTGTGGGCCCTGCCGGCAGTCCTGCCTCCCGCCCCTGGGGCTTACCCTGACCAGAGGGAAGGTCTGCAGTCGCTTATAATCAGCCTcatctttcttcccttctgtttCTCCCATGATCCTTCCACTGTGACCACTGGAGGAGAGTGGGGCTTTCAGGAGGTGCTGGGACTGGCAGTTAAGACACACCCAGGAGATTCAGGAAGCAGGCCCTGCCAACTCGGTGGGAGCAGAAAATGTCTTTCCCCCGGGGGTGCTGCAGAAAACaggagaaaccagaaaaaaagagcTGGCTTCAAAACCATACATCGCAAATTAGAAATGTCTCAGTAACAATCTGACACCTCCCCATCTTAACTCCTCCGCACCCTTTTCCAAATGGCCAGCAAGTCTGCAGACGGGAGGATGAGTCAATACGAGATGCTGGGACCTGGTTAAGAACACACTGGTACGATGCCGCAAGCCCACACTGTCATTATCAAGACAAATACTGACTGTGGGCCAGGCCTGCGGGATGGAGGCTTGAGCTGGCAGTGAGCAAATGCAGTTTCCCCGCGTACCCACTACATACACGGGCCTTCCTTCCCACTACATACACGGGCCTTCCCTCCCACTACATACACGGGCCTTCCCTCCCACTACATACACGGGCCTTCCCTCCCGCTACACACATGGGCCTTCCCTCCCACTACACACACGGGCCTTCCCTCCCACTACACACACGGGCCTTCCTTCCCAGAAGCTCTGCTTAGGAAGGGAAATGTTCAGGTCACCACTGACAGTCTGGGCTTATTGGCAAGCAAGGGGGCCCCTCTGCAGGCCCTGATCTTCAGGGGAATGGGCACGGTGCTGCTCTGTGCCCTCCCTGGCACACCAGGCTCCCTGGTTGTTCTTTCCTACTCCTTCTTGGACCACTGGGTCCTGTCCTGCTGGCCCAGCAGCTGGGAGGCTTGGGTGCTGCTGCTGGTTCAGTCAGTCACCAGCAGTATGGCCCTGGGCCCCAGACTCCTCACCAGTAACGTGGGTACAGTCACATCCATCTCATGTGGCCGTTATAAGAATTCAAAGAAACAGTGCCTGTAAAGCTAAGACAGTGCCAAGCACATGGCAGGCACTCAGTACACGGCTGTTCCCTAACCGACGGGGCTTCTACTAAAGGGACGGGCCTGGACCCGAGATGACTGGCAGCACTCCTGCCAATCCACGCATTTCTCTTTCATCTTCAACCCAATTTATCTCAtaattcaaagtttttttttttttttatctcagaAGTACTGATATAAGCGGATACAAATCACCAGGTTGTTAAGCCCTTTTTAATGATTTATATTagacaaatatagcaaaataatGTTATTCCAGCATTTCtcacatttccaaataaatttccTTTCACTGCACAGTCATGGAACCCAAAGGTGCTGAGCACGGTAACTAACAGGCAGGTGATGACACGTGACGGCTGTCGGTTTCCTGCCTGTCGGTGTTTCACATGCATTTACACACCTTGTCATGGCAACAACCCCGGGAGTTCGGTTCTGTAGGGACAGAGGCATGAAGCTGGTCAGTCGCTGGCCTGAGGTCACTCAGCTCGTTAGCGACACAGCTAGGGTGTGAATCCAGGCCTGGCTGTCGGCGTGGGCACTCCTAACCCCTTGTTCATACGCCTCCTCATGGGCACACAGGAGGCACTCACAAGCATACATCAGCTGCCCACTGGGACAGCTCCTATCATCCTAGAAGGGAGACGAATCAAATATTTGCTCTTCCCCTTTGCTgtctctttcacttttttttttttttttttttttttgagacggagtctcactctgtcgcccaggctggagtgcagtggcacgatgtcagctcactgcaagctccgcctcccaggttcatgccattctcccgcctcagcctcccgagtagctgggactacaggcgcccgccaccacgcccggctaatttttttctgtatttttagtagagatggggtttcaccgtgttagccaggatggtctcgatctcctgacctcgtgatccgcccgcctcagcctccgaaagtgctgggattacaggtgtgagctaccacgcccagcctgctggCTCTTTTTCTAATGTTAACTTGACCCTGGTTTGGCCCAGCCTTGAGCTTTCTGGGCACTCTTTCTGGGCTGTGCTCTCGATTTGATCCCCGCTCCAATGACTCGGTGCCACTCCATTTGGTCGGCTCCCTCGCATGAGGCTGGAAGCCTGGCACAGACCCCCCCCATCCCATGACAttggtattttctaatttcccagtGGACAGATGGCTCCACTTATCTCATCAATTCTGGGCATTTGTACCACTCAGATGTtagcagtttttgtttgtctctcTCTACAAGCTGGTGAATTACCAAGCACAATTTCATTGTACTTTCTGGTCAGGTTCCTTATTTCACAAAATTCAGGGAATCATTTTGTCTTTGCTCATGAATGTGAAGGCGTATTTCCAATTCCAGGCTGTCCTCCTAGCCTTACTGCTTCCTCCTCTACCTTTGTCCAGGTGTGACAGAGGTGGCGGCTACACTGATGATAGAAGGAAAAGGGCACACAGTTTGTTTATCTCTGAGAATTTCAAGGGGGAACAGcgaaaaatgtggaagcagcttctTAGGCATCTTCCACTgagatgtttccatttgattcaattcatCCCGGAGGCTAAAAAGTGCTGGCATGTAGGAGCCAGGAGGGAACCAGGAGCCAGTTGCGGACATGCCACCCTCCAGGAGGTCAGGGTCTGTGACAGCTGCTCTAACATGCAGAATCCTGCTGAGATGTCCCATGACTTCAGAGGTATGACCAAGGCCCATTTATCAGGAACAACGGGGAAAAGCCAGTGGGAGAGTGACCTGTGCAGCATCTTGCAGAGCTCAGAACTGTGTGGGCCGCAAGCCGGAGTGTGCAGGCACGGACACCAGCTCTGTCAAAGACGAGCATTCTGCTCACTTCCTTTCTTTGCAGCCTTCAGCAAGTAATTTCAcctaagccttggtttccttctcTATGAAACGGGATACTAAATCCTATCTCTGCGTTCTCAGGAAGCTGTTGCAAGCCCCAGGTATGTGTATGTGAGCGATTTGAAACGTTAAAGCTCTCTGCGCTATTATCACACTGCTCTCTGCTACCAGCATTAATTAGCCAGGACTTGGTCACCAGGATTCAGCCAAGTTTACTAAGGGCCCTGACTACAAAGAGCTTTTTCTAACCACTACACATACTTCTGGGGACCTAAAAGAGATGAGacagaataaaaaggaattgtTATAGATGATGTGTTTCCAAATAcagaaaggcaggagaattttttATGACGCTGTATCATTATAGTACAGCTAGAGTCATTCAGCCACAGTCCTAAAACTCTCCTCAAAGAATGTTACCAAAAATAGCAGAACCAGAGGTTCTAACAACCTTATCAATCTTCCATGCAGAGAAGCATGTGCCTGAACGCTTCGAGCCAGAAAGAGTCATGTCAGGTCTAAAAGAGCCTTTTAATAATATaactgtggctgggtgcagtggctcacgcctgtaatcccagcactttgggaggccgaggcgggtggatcacttgaggtcagaagttcgagaccagcctggccaacagggtaaaaccctgtctctactaaaaatataaaaattagccgggtgtggtggtacatgcctgtaatcccagctactggggaggctgaggcaggagaatggcttgaacctgggagacagaggttgcggtgagccaagatcacaccattgcactccagcctgggtgaagaagcgagactcagtctcaaaacaaaacaaaacaaaaacaaaactgtgccCACCGCCAGGGTACTTGAATCTCCTGGGTACAGAAGCTCGACCCCAGCCCATCTGGCCCACAGTGGTGCAAAGCCAGGGGCAGCCTTATTCCATCTCCCACTGCCCCTGCTCTCCTCCTCACTCAAGGGCCATCTGTGGGCTTTACATATCCTCACCCCCTCTGATGTGAGGCTCTTCCTAGGCAACAGCGGGCACAGACAAGGGCCCTTTATCTCATTGCCTGGTCAAGGCCAGTGTTCCTGGTCCTGCTATCCCTTGTTCTTTTGTGGCACTGACCTCAGTCACCATTCATTATTCTGTGTCTGAAGCGTCTGGGAAGAATCCTAAAGAGGGTTAGGGTGTGTGGGAGGGATTGGGAAAAATGAATGCATGCGTTCTGGGAAATAAGGCCCAAAATATCTGCCAGCCCCCTGGGAGGGGGGCAGCCATTCAATGTCTGGAACATCCTCGGCCCTTAGATCACGGCTCGCCTCCCTGTACCACCCACCATGCACCTGAGAGATTGCAGGACACACCTGGAGCATGTCATGGTGGTTCTGAGTACAGACTCCACCGTCGGATCTGAATTCACATCTTGGTTCTGTTTCAGACAAGGGCTTacctccctaagcctcagttttcttttcttttctttctttcttttcttttctttttttttttttttgagacagtgttttgctcttgttgcacaggctggagtgtagtgacgcgatctcggctcactgcaacctccgcctcccaggttcaagcaattcttctgactcagcctcccaagtagctgggattacaggtacgcgccaccacgcccggctaatttttgtatttttagtagagatggggtttcaccatgttggccaggctggtctcgaactcctgacctcaggtgatccacctgccttagcctcccaaagcgctaggattacaggcgtgggccaccgcacctggcagcctcagttttctcatctggaaattgGGGCTAAGGACTCAGCTTCTGTTACTGGTGCAGTAGGAAGGAAACTGCGATATCCTTCTTCATAGACCAACCTGCTACACATCTAAACGTGCAGCCAAACAAACCACTATCTCCCAAGTTCCCACTACGTGCAAACCACTATGGTAGTAATGAAGGAGGAAAGAGTCACAAGGAAATTCTGTGAAACCTCTTGGGGCTGAGGTGGTAGTGGTGTGGCTATGGTGTGCCTTCACATCCaccatctcatttcatcctcctaACACCTGTGAGGGAAGGATCCGGCTCCCTATTCTCAGACAAGTCactggagctcagagaggtttTATGGGTGGCCTGAGGGTGCACCGCCAGCAATGGCAGAACCAGGATCGGAACCCCAATCCATCCTTCTGACTCGACCTTCTGTGCTTTCTCCTTTGGCACAAGCAAGTAGGAGACAAGCCAGTAACACAGATGACTTTGATACTCAGCATCCACCCATCCAGCCTCTGTCCAGGCCTGCCTCTTGCTTCCCGCCACATCGGGGACACAGGCGGGCACTCCAGTCTTCCTTGGCCTTCTAGCAAACAAATGAAGAACAAAGCTGACAGGGGAGGAAAAAGGATCCTAAGGACTTGGGCATTCGTCCAAGACGCTCGTAGTGAGGTCAGGAAATGATGCAGAAGCCAGGCTCCCAGACCAGTTTAAAGTGTGGGCAGACGCAGGGctgccattttaaaattctgctgcAAAAGGGCCTTAGAAGATACATCATCTACTACAAAA
Above is a genomic segment from Pan troglodytes isolate AG18354 chromosome 23, NHGRI_mPanTro3-v2.0_pri, whole genome shotgun sequence containing:
- the DNAL4 gene encoding dynein axonemal light chain 4 — its product is MGETEGKKDEADYKRLQTFPLVRHSDMPEEMRVETMELCVTACEKFSNNNESAAKMIKETMDKKFGSSWHVVIGEGFGFEITHEVKNLLYLYFGGTLAVCVWKCS